The following proteins are encoded in a genomic region of Thiomonas sp. X19:
- the repC gene encoding replication protein C, IncQ-type, producing the protein MALGLSGLVKPAVRLKKGQKRGFIENLRQSWNGGEIILNGPEIDAQDLGVLLACAALALRDADRHADLKQSVDIEGLLATSPKNQPNAAADKDAFTLETTLAALCREIGRDPEDGRAHQMIRDSLVRLSSIVTTATSGARGAFTHLIAGGAWEGRNAVSVTLNYRLTRAMLGEGSFGRVRMQVFRNLSPVGQVLYHWLACWRPGYGTCPPIGLGTLARHVWGEDAKGATARERRQQLRKALAELPTDEWSVGIDRQLVHIERKNIDSGPEPVFLTTPTRVPDYASPSENRGRIKLPHEMGERGPLAASRRGL; encoded by the coding sequence ATGGCGCTGGGCTTGTCTGGTCTGGTCAAGCCAGCGGTCCGGCTGAAGAAAGGCCAGAAGCGTGGCTTCATCGAGAACCTGCGTCAGTCGTGGAACGGTGGCGAGATCATCCTCAACGGCCCGGAGATCGACGCGCAGGATCTGGGCGTGCTGCTGGCGTGCGCGGCGCTGGCCCTGCGCGACGCGGACCGGCATGCCGATTTGAAACAGAGCGTGGACATCGAGGGCCTGCTTGCCACTTCCCCGAAAAATCAGCCAAACGCCGCCGCCGACAAGGACGCGTTCACCCTGGAAACGACCTTGGCGGCCCTTTGCCGGGAGATCGGGCGCGACCCGGAAGACGGACGGGCGCACCAGATGATCCGGGACAGCCTCGTGCGCTTGTCGAGCATCGTCACCACCGCCACAAGCGGCGCGCGCGGCGCGTTCACCCACCTGATTGCAGGCGGCGCCTGGGAAGGCCGCAACGCGGTCAGCGTGACCCTGAACTACCGCCTCACGCGGGCCATGCTCGGCGAGGGCTCGTTCGGGCGCGTGCGCATGCAGGTCTTCCGCAATCTGTCGCCAGTCGGCCAGGTGCTGTACCACTGGCTCGCCTGCTGGCGCCCAGGGTACGGCACCTGCCCCCCGATCGGACTGGGTACGCTCGCAAGGCACGTCTGGGGCGAGGACGCAAAAGGGGCGACAGCAAGGGAGCGCCGCCAGCAGTTGCGCAAGGCGCTGGCCGAGCTACCGACGGACGAGTGGAGCGTCGGAATCGACCGCCAGCTTGTACACATCGAGCGAAAAAACATCGATTCCGGCCCGGAACCCGTGTTCTTGACTACGCCAACCCGTGTTCCTGACTACGCCTCTCCCTCTGAAAACCGAGGCCGTATAAAGCTCCCCCATGAAATGGGGGAGAGAGGCCCGCTAGCCGCTTCGCGGCGCGGCCTCTGA
- a CDS encoding type IV secretion system DNA-binding domain-containing protein — protein MFFNKKPKHAPAAQSVAPEETNILIGKALIPAIAEPTHFLVCGSIGSGKSLIINRQIKAVRARNQPAVIIDPGGEVMSSLAKPGDIILNPLDKRARQWDIFGEIDGPWDYDRMAKVLCPSGASASSAEEWRGYAQGLLSAIIARLHGQNESIKELVRLATTADAQELGNFVAGKPAAALCAKGADKMLASVRGILGSVLAPWQYMPSDREKFTFRKWLESPQGIIWLPARADHRSLLAPMFSAMIGSFVTSLLSLPPKLDRRVWVFLDEMPSLGRIEGIQSALAEGRKFGLCGVIGLQSISQIRSIYGKEETQSLLSVMRNWVVLNQSDPDSAKYFSDALGQQEIIRPQHSQNDSGVSTSYQYTTQPVILPSQLTGLPTRQAFLRISGEPTIKHISIPIIPMQQICSPFERGDISIAG, from the coding sequence ATGTTTTTCAACAAGAAGCCCAAGCACGCGCCAGCCGCTCAGTCTGTTGCGCCTGAGGAAACCAATATTCTGATCGGCAAGGCGCTTATTCCAGCCATTGCTGAGCCCACACATTTTCTGGTTTGTGGCTCTATCGGCAGCGGCAAATCGTTGATTATCAACCGCCAGATCAAAGCGGTCCGCGCGCGCAATCAGCCCGCCGTGATCATCGACCCGGGCGGTGAGGTGATGTCTTCTCTGGCCAAACCTGGCGATATTATCCTAAACCCACTGGATAAAAGGGCGCGACAGTGGGATATTTTCGGCGAAATCGATGGGCCGTGGGACTATGACCGCATGGCCAAGGTTTTGTGCCCCAGTGGCGCTAGTGCATCGTCAGCAGAGGAATGGCGTGGTTATGCCCAAGGCTTGCTGAGCGCGATTATCGCGCGTTTGCATGGACAAAATGAGAGCATCAAAGAGCTTGTGCGCTTGGCAACAACGGCCGATGCACAGGAACTGGGTAATTTTGTCGCTGGCAAACCAGCCGCGGCACTGTGTGCAAAAGGCGCGGATAAAATGCTGGCATCCGTGCGCGGCATTTTGGGCTCTGTTTTAGCCCCCTGGCAGTATATGCCATCGGATCGGGAGAAATTCACGTTCAGGAAATGGCTGGAGAGCCCTCAAGGCATTATCTGGCTACCAGCGCGCGCCGATCATAGGAGCCTTTTGGCGCCCATGTTTTCTGCAATGATCGGTAGTTTCGTGACATCGCTGTTATCTCTGCCGCCGAAACTCGACCGCCGTGTCTGGGTTTTTTTGGATGAAATGCCGAGCTTGGGTCGGATTGAAGGCATTCAAAGCGCTTTGGCCGAAGGCCGCAAATTCGGCCTTTGCGGCGTCATCGGCTTGCAGTCAATCTCACAAATCAGGAGCATTTATGGCAAGGAGGAAACACAATCGCTTTTGTCCGTGATGCGCAATTGGGTCGTTCTCAATCAATCCGACCCAGATTCAGCAAAATACTTTTCCGACGCACTGGGCCAGCAAGAGATCATCAGGCCGCAGCACTCTCAAAATGACAGTGGCGTGAGCACATCGTATCAATACACGACACAGCCGGTTATTCTGCCGTCGCAATTAACCGGACTGCCCACGCGTCAAGCGTTTTTGCGCATTTCAGGAGAACCCACGATCAAACACATTTCAATCCCAATCATCCCCATGCAGCAGATTTGCTCGCCGTTCGAACGCGGCGATATTTCCATCGCTGGGTAA
- the mobF gene encoding MobF family relaxase has protein sequence MANKSVPENIEMLSIAVKTAAGAVSYYIHMQGEASNKEASTEDYYAAEGVGYWAGAACEQLGVSCQVTPEQFSALCNGFDANGQPLVQNAGDSDRRAGWDCTFSAPKSVSLVWANADKDTREAIEKAHAQSVEKGLEFIQDKASYSRRGKEGHAEEEADIAVAVFQHGTSRERDPQLHSHAFVVNAAVREDGTVGTLQGRHFFDWKMAAGALYRAELASEMQKLGYAVERDGSSFRLTDVSTDAEREFSKRRVQIEEALKEAGMTGAAASSVAALSTRQAKGDIDIEALRQQWQDAGKEFCLDNVPMHDRITPLDKPALADILREAHTNKSVSREQDIYTAAFQAAQGVGDAEQAHNLARESFDEAVNIGAGKDGKTRYSTQEIIAAERSIIDNAAKLAVAEPHQAIPLRPATEGGFQLSPEQQAARENLAGAGGIKVLVGDAGTGKSTLLAEVRQDYERAGYQVIGCAPSGKAAAGLSESAGIKAKTLDRLLLDIQRGETALHAKSLIVIDEAGMVDSRKMAAMMTAAESADAKIIAVGDWKQLQPVGSGATFAALAEAHGDPARLQEIFRQRDEWHKGAVSNMSKGDAAAAMSGYMDRGLVSIENTHKAAVAAVAEKLIEARKDVGADQVIGLASTNAAVNDINKAVRERLIEAGEITDVRRIETASKQLDVGIGDRLLVTKNDSETGLRNGDILTVKGIDETGHAWVHVDRGSQEFTADLSSLELNHGFAITTHKAQGATVDKAIILGSEHTSREAAYVQASRARDETQWVFSAAKVEKLAQSIGNDTPPTGKMRDFAESLEQKRLEAGLPPSLAEDHRASFVECRAWLNANAYLIQGHEHPSGLDPRLADLKQVIEAMGRSQQKESTLDYPDAAKHMDKGADHEPERDMSKDGACLGE, from the coding sequence TTGGCCAACAAATCCGTACCGGAGAATATTGAAATGCTCTCAATCGCCGTCAAAACCGCCGCAGGAGCGGTGTCGTACTATATTCACATGCAGGGCGAGGCTTCGAATAAAGAGGCCAGCACGGAGGATTATTATGCCGCTGAGGGCGTCGGTTACTGGGCTGGCGCCGCGTGCGAACAACTCGGGGTTTCATGCCAGGTCACGCCCGAGCAATTCAGCGCGCTCTGTAATGGCTTCGATGCAAACGGCCAACCTCTTGTCCAAAATGCCGGTGATTCAGACCGTCGTGCTGGCTGGGATTGCACATTTTCAGCGCCTAAATCCGTTTCTCTGGTTTGGGCCAATGCCGATAAGGATACGCGCGAGGCGATTGAAAAGGCCCACGCACAGTCCGTTGAAAAAGGACTTGAATTTATCCAGGACAAAGCCTCGTATTCCCGCCGTGGCAAAGAAGGCCATGCAGAGGAAGAGGCTGATATTGCCGTCGCGGTATTCCAGCATGGAACCTCGCGCGAGCGTGATCCGCAATTGCATTCCCATGCGTTTGTCGTTAATGCCGCAGTGCGCGAAGATGGTACGGTCGGAACGCTGCAAGGTCGGCATTTTTTCGATTGGAAAATGGCCGCTGGCGCTTTATACCGGGCTGAGCTTGCCAGTGAAATGCAGAAACTTGGTTATGCCGTGGAACGCGATGGTTCCAGTTTCCGCTTGACCGATGTTTCAACCGATGCCGAGCGCGAGTTCAGCAAGCGCCGCGTACAAATCGAGGAGGCATTAAAAGAGGCTGGAATGACTGGCGCAGCGGCAAGCTCAGTCGCCGCATTATCCACCCGCCAGGCCAAGGGCGATATCGATATTGAAGCACTACGCCAGCAATGGCAGGATGCAGGCAAGGAGTTCTGTTTGGATAACGTGCCAATGCACGACAGAATCACGCCGCTCGATAAACCAGCCTTGGCCGATATTCTCCGCGAAGCGCACACGAATAAATCGGTTTCGCGAGAGCAGGATATTTACACCGCAGCATTTCAGGCCGCGCAAGGCGTGGGTGATGCAGAACAGGCCCACAACCTAGCCCGCGAATCATTCGACGAAGCTGTGAATATTGGTGCAGGCAAAGACGGCAAGACGCGTTATTCCACACAAGAGATTATCGCCGCCGAGCGTTCGATTATCGATAACGCCGCGAAGCTCGCCGTCGCTGAGCCCCACCAAGCCATTCCATTGCGTCCTGCAACTGAGGGCGGCTTCCAGTTATCCCCTGAGCAGCAAGCCGCGCGTGAAAATCTCGCGGGTGCTGGTGGCATTAAGGTTTTGGTCGGTGATGCTGGCACGGGCAAATCGACCTTGCTTGCAGAAGTCCGCCAGGATTATGAGCGGGCCGGGTATCAGGTCATCGGCTGTGCGCCCAGTGGCAAGGCCGCTGCTGGATTATCGGAATCGGCAGGCATTAAAGCTAAAACGCTGGACCGCCTGTTACTGGATATTCAGCGCGGCGAAACCGCCCTGCACGCAAAATCGCTGATCGTGATCGACGAAGCGGGAATGGTCGATTCCCGCAAAATGGCCGCGATGATGACCGCAGCGGAATCGGCAGATGCCAAGATTATCGCGGTTGGAGATTGGAAGCAGTTGCAGCCAGTGGGTAGCGGCGCGACATTCGCAGCCCTGGCAGAGGCCCATGGTGATCCAGCCAGGTTGCAAGAGATTTTTCGCCAGCGCGACGAATGGCACAAAGGCGCTGTGTCCAATATGTCCAAGGGTGATGCAGCGGCAGCTATGTCTGGATATATGGACCGTGGTTTGGTTTCCATTGAAAACACGCACAAGGCCGCGGTGGCGGCTGTGGCAGAAAAGCTGATCGAAGCACGCAAGGATGTCGGGGCGGATCAAGTCATCGGCCTGGCCAGCACAAATGCTGCTGTGAACGACATCAACAAAGCAGTCCGGGAGCGGCTGATTGAGGCAGGAGAGATTACCGACGTGCGGAGAATTGAAACCGCATCCAAACAACTGGATGTCGGAATCGGTGACCGCCTTTTGGTCACAAAAAACGACAGCGAAACCGGGCTGAGAAACGGCGATATTCTCACAGTGAAGGGTATCGATGAAACCGGCCATGCATGGGTTCATGTGGACCGTGGCAGCCAGGAATTCACTGCGGATTTATCTAGCCTTGAGCTAAACCATGGTTTCGCCATTACCACGCACAAAGCGCAAGGCGCGACCGTTGACAAGGCGATTATTTTGGGCAGTGAACACACCTCGAGAGAGGCGGCCTACGTGCAGGCAAGCCGCGCTAGGGATGAAACCCAGTGGGTTTTCAGCGCGGCGAAGGTGGAGAAACTGGCGCAAAGCATTGGAAACGACACTCCGCCAACCGGGAAGATGCGTGATTTTGCCGAGAGTTTGGAGCAAAAGCGGCTAGAAGCGGGGCTGCCGCCGAGTTTGGCTGAAGATCACCGCGCGAGTTTTGTGGAGTGCCGGGCCTGGCTGAATGCCAACGCTTATCTTATCCAGGGCCACGAACATCCCTCCGGTTTGGACCCGCGCCTGGCCGACCTCAAGCAGGTCATCGAGGCGATGGGCCGCAGCCAGCAAAAGGAAAGCACCCTGGATTACCCCGACGCTGCCAAACACATGGACAAGGGCGCCGACCACGAGCCTGAGCGCGACATGAGTAAGGATGGCGCCTGCTTGGGCGAGTAA